The genomic stretch ACATGGCTTAGGCATGACACATGGCAAAATGCTAACCATCTTGGAGCAATCGGGCGCACAAAATTCTTCGGCACTAGCAGAACAGCTCTTTATTACTAGCGGCGGCGTCACAGGAATAGCTGACCGTCTTATTGAGCTTGGTTACATAAAACGAGAACGGAGCGAGAGGGATCGACGCGTGGTCATGCTGGAGATTACGCCGGAAGGGCGCGGCATCGTCAAGCTGATCGAGACGGTTCGATCGAAGCTGATGCACAGGCTTTTTAATGGCATGACCGTTGCAGACATGGAGCGCGGTGTCCAGCTCTTTGATCATATGAGTAAAAATATGGAATAGGATGTTACAAAATCGTGACTATTTTCATAATTCGTTTTTAATACGATTAAAAATAGTGTAGAATTAACAAGAAATTTGTCGAACTTAAATAGGTTGACAAATTCCGATAATTCAACTAGGATTAAAAGGAATTAATACATTTGATCGTTTGGGAGAGATATTAATGAAAAAGGCATTTGCTTTAGCGGTATCGTTATTTCTAATGGTTGCGATCGTTGCAGCTTGTGGATCTAACAACAAAGACGCAGGAAACGCTGCAAACAATAGCGCGGCAACAAATAATACAGGCGATAAAGCTGAAAAGAAAAAAATTGCACTCGTACTTCCTGAAAAAATTGGCGTGAACAAGTTTTTCGTATTGATGGATGAAGGCTTCAAAAAAGCAGGAGCGGAGTTCGGCGCTGAAGTAAAAACGATCGAATCGACTGATCCTGCGGGCTTCGAACAAAATCTTCGTGCAACAGTAGCTGAAGATTACGATTTGATTATTACGGCAACTTTCCAAGCAGAGGATGCGCTAAAAAAAGTAGCAGCTGAAAATCCGGACAAGTCGTTTGCTGTTATTGATACGGTTGTTGATCTGCCGAACGTACGCAGCGTTAACTTCCGTGAGCATGAAGCTTCCTACCTAATGGGGGCACTTGCAGGTTTAGCAACTAAAACGAACATTGTTGGTGCTGTTGTTGCTATGGATGCTCCACTGCTTAGCAAATATACATCCGGCTTCGAGGAAGGCTTGAAGAGCACGAATCCTGAAGCACAATTCCTTATCAATTATGTAGGAAGCTTTACAGATCCGGTTAAAGGCAAAGAGCTTGCACTTCTTCAACAATCCAAAGGTGCTGACTTTATCGCAGGCATGGCAGCTGTTGGCGACAACGGCGTGTTCGAGGCAGCTAAGGAGAAAGGCTTCTACACTTCCGGTCAAGATACTGACCGTACAGATGAAGATCAAGAGCATATCGTCCTCTCACAATTGAAGGGTACGGATGCAGTAGCTTATGAAACGGTAAAAAGCTTTGTTGAAGGCAGCTTTGAATTTGGTGTAGCAGACTATGGCTTGAAGGAAGACGGCGTAGGCCTGACTTTCGTAACAAGAGACAGCCAATCTACGCTTAGCCCGTTCATTGGCCAAGAAAACGTAGATACAGTTAAAGCTATCGCTGAAGATATTAAGTCTGGTAAAATTGTAGTAACAAACCCGCTAGCTCAATAGAATGATTGACCGGCTGCTGTTTTGCAGCCGGTTTACGAATTGCATGGAAGCTTCCTCCTCCCCGGGGGAAGTGGTTTTTTTTGTTTATAAGGCTATGAAAGGAGAGGTGCGTTTGTATGCTGCTGCACATGGAGGGCATTACGAAATCCTATGGGAGCGTAACGGCTAATAGTCATGTTCATTTTTCACTTCAAAAAGGGGAAATTCATGCATTAGTAGGCGAAAATGGGGCAGGAAAAACAACTTTAATGCGTATTCTGTACGGAATGGAAAGTCCGACAAGCGGACAAATATTGCTGGGTGGCAAGCCCGTTTCGTTTGCAAGCCCGGCTGATGCGATTAAACATAAAATCGGAATGGTGCATCAGCATTTTATGCTATTCCCAACATTTACAATAGCTGAGAATATCGTAATCGGACGCGAGCCCTCTAAAGGTGTGGGCTTTGACCGCAAGGCGGCGGCATTGGAGACGGAGCGGCTCGGCAAGCTTTATGGCATGCCCGTTGATCCATGGAAAAAGGTAGCGGATTGCTCTTTAGGCATGCAGCAGCGTGTGGAAATATTGAAGGTGCTGTATCAAGGAGCAGAGGTTATTATTTTGGATGAGCCGACAGGTGTTTTGACGCCTCTGGAGGTCAAAGAGCTGCTGATCGCAATTAAGGGCTTGGCAGCACAAGGGAAAAGCTTTATTCTGATCAGCCATAAGCTGCAGGAAATTATGGAGGTAGCTGACCGTGTGACCGTTCTGCGGGACGGGAAGGTTACGGGCACTGTCGACACGAAGGACACGAATACAGAACTTTTATCAAGGCTGATGGTAGGTCGGGAATTAGTCAATATATCACGCAATAAGATTAGCAGAGGAAAGCCAGTGCTTGAGGTTTCGCAGCTGACTATCAGCGGAGCGAAAGCGAAGCCGGTACTTGCAAATGTAAGCCTTCATGTCGATGAAGGAGAAATTGTAGGCATCGCCGGTATTTCAGGAAACGGACAATCTGAGTTGATTCAATCGATTTCTGGTTTGCTGAAGCCAGAAGCAGGGACAGTTAAGCTGCGCGGACAAGATATTACTGGTGCACAGGTTGGAGCAATTCGTAGGCAGGGGCTTGCTCATATACCTGAGGACCGTTATCAGTGGGGAGTCGCGAAGGATGCGACCGTTACTGAGAATGGCTTAATGGGACATGCATCTAAGCATCAGAAATATGGCATGTTAAACGGATCGAGCATCCGGAAAATGGTTGGTGAATGGGTAACCCGCTTTGGTATAAAAACAGGCTCATTATCTACAAAAGCGCAATATTTGTCGGGTGGGAATTTGCAAAAGCTGATCGTTGCCAGGGAGCTTGCACAGAAAACTCCTTTTCTTATAGCGGCTGAGCCTACGCGGGGCGTTGATGTCGGCGCGATGGAGATTATTCATGGAGAGCTCCTGGCGAAGCGGGATGAGCGTGGTGCAATATTGCTTGTTTCCTCTGAGCTAACGGAAATACTCAAGCTGTCGGATCGCATTTTAGTGATGTATGAAGGGGAAATCGTAGGCGAGCTGGATGCAGAGACGGCTACTGAGGAGCAAATTAGTTTGTTGATGGCAGGAGGAAAAGCGGTTGGATAAGCTATTACAACTCGGACGTTCGCTGTTGCAGCCGCTTTTGGCTGTTTTCGTTGGTTTGGCAGCCGGTGCGGTTGCTATTTCCATTGTCGGCGGCTCCATAACGGAAACCTACGCTGAAATGTGGAAGGGTGCCTTTGGCAGCTTTTACTTTTTCACTAACACATTAAGCCGTGCAACTCCAATTATTTTAATCGGGCTTGGCGTTGCTCTTGCCTTTCGTGCTGGATTTTTTAATATGGGATCAGAAGGCCAAATGGTGCTGGGCGCTCTCAGCGCTGCAGTTACTGCCATTTACTTGCCTGGTCCAGGCTGGTTTAAGCTTACAGCAGCTATTATAGCCGGAATTATTTCCGGGGGAATATGGTCGGCCTTCGCTGGCTGGCTCGATGCAAGATTCCGTATGAATTTGCTCATTACAACCTTGCTTCTTAATTACATAGCTACATTATTTGCAGGCTATATCGTATCCTATCCGCTTAAAGATCGAACCGGCTCTGCGGCAATGGCACAAACGGTTATGATTGATCAAAGCGTATGGCTTCCGAAGCTGTTTAAGGGCATGAGCCTTCACGGCGGATTCATTATAGCGGCTGTAGGCGCTATATTGTTATTTCTTTTTATGCGGTACACGGTCAAAGGCTACGAAACTCGCATGCTGGGTGGAAATCCTCTATTTGCAAGCTATGGTGGTGTACAGCGTGGTAAAATGATGCTGTTCAGCATGTTCATCAGCGGAGGCTTTGCTGGACTTGCTGGATCGGTAGAGGTGCTAGGCACGCAGTATCGCTATCTGGATGGAGCATTAACCTCTCCAGGGTATGCCTGGTCAGGCATTATGGCGACGCTGCTTGCAGGCTCGCATCCACTTGGGACTGCGGTTGCTGCTATATTGCTAGCCGCGCTTCAGACTGGCGGCATGGGCATGGAGCGCAACACGGACGTTCCGCTTGAGGTGTCCAGCATTATTCAAGCCGTACTCATATTGTTCGTATCAGCTAAATTCACCTATTCGTTCATTAAACGCAAGAAGGCGGGGTCATAATATGGATTTCTTTTTGGATGCCTCCCTGTACGCTTCGACACTCCGTATGGTTACGCCCATTTTGCTTGCTGCGCTTGGCGGAGCCATCTGTGCACGCGTCGGCTTGTTTAACGTAGGTTTGGAAGGTTTAATTTTGATTGGTGCGTTTTCTGCGATCGTGGGCAACCATTTCACCGGCAATGTATTTGCAGCAGTTCTGTTTGCGATTTTATGCACGCTAATATTTTCGATGATATTTAGCTTTATGAGTATACATTTAAAGGCCAATGTTATCGTTGTCGGGATTGCGCTGAACTTTCTTGCGCTAGGGCTGACTACCTTCTCTCTGCGAGCGGTCTTTGATGTAAAAGGCGCATACTACAATAAGGATATGGTCGGCCTTCCAAAATGGGATGTTCCCATACTCAAGGATATTCCTTGGCTAGGTGAAATATTGTCCGGACATTCTCCGCTCGTTTATTTATCCTTTGTACTTGTCATCGCTTTGCAGTTGTTCTTCTTCAAGACGGTAACCGGCTTCCGCCTGCTTGCCTCTGGGGAGAATCCAACGGCTGCGAAAAGCTTAGGGATTAAAGTTTCACGTATACAATATGGCGCTGTGTTGATGTGCGGTGCATTATGCGGCCTTGCTGGCGCGCAGCTGTCGCTTGGCAATGTGACGATGTTTACAGAGGGCATGACATCGGGACGCGGCTTTATTGCGCTTGTTGCAACGATGCTGGGCCAATCGAATCCGATTGGCGTTGCGGGCTCAAGTCTGCTGTTTGGTTTCATGGACGCGCTCAGCATCAGGCTGCAGGGCTTCGCTTTGCCGACACATTTTACGATGATGCTGCCTTATATCGTGACGATTGCTGCCATGCTGTTTTTCAAAGATAAAGGGTATATGCAGGAAGCACGCAAATCGAATGAAAGCTCACGTTAATAGGCGGGTTCTTGATCAGAATTGGAATGCAACGCATAAATAGGGGAGGCTAACAAGATGCACAAAAAGGCTGAGCGTCTAAAAAAAGTTACATCGATTAAAAAGACAGAGCTTGCACCTGAGCTTGCTCATCGGATACCGCCAGGCCAAACGCTGACGGAGCGGTTTCCTATTTTACACGAAGGGGACATCCCCATTTATAATATGAACAACTGGTCACTTCGTGTGTTTGGCGAAGTAGAGGAGGAGCGCAGCTTCAGATTTGAGGAGCTGCTTGCTCTTCCGCAAACGAAGATACAATGTGATATCCACTGCGTTACGCGCTGGTCCAAGCTTGATACGGAATGGGAAGGCATCAAGTTTAACGATTTGCTGCCGCTGCTTGGAGTGAAGTCGGATGCTAAGTATGTCATGCTGCATGCGGATGAGGACTATGAAACGAATTTGCCGCTTGAGGATTTGCTGCTAGACAACATCCTGCTTGCCCACCGCTATGACGGCGAGCCTTTGACCGATAAGCATGGCGGTCCTATGCGCATGCTCGTTCCACATTTGTATTTTTGGAAGAGCGCGAAGTGGATTACGGGAATTGAGTTTATGAAAGAGGATCGTGAAGGCTTCTGGGAGCGCAACGGCTTCCATAGCTATGCCGATCCATTTAAAGAGCAGCGGTTCAGCAGTGAAGAAAATTCGATGCCTGAGGACGAATGGCAGAAGAAGGAGTTTGATTAATTAGATGCTACCTATACTACAAGTTAACCCAGAGGATCTGCCGGAATTTGCGATCGTATGCGGAGATCCACGGCGCGCGGAGACGATCTCACAGAAGCTAAGCAATGTAAAAGAGCTCGCGTTTGCAAGGGAGTACCGGACATTCGTTGGAGAATATGCAGGTGTTAGACTTGCGGTAGTCAGTCATGGCGTAGGCTCGCCTGGCGCCGCTGTATGTTTCGAGGAGCTTATTCGCGGCGGGGTGAAAACGCTCATTCGTGTCGGTACAGCAGGCTCTTATTCAGCAGACCACCCGGCGGGAAGTCTGGTCGTAAGCACGGCAGCGGTTCGCGCTGAGGGACTTACGCATCAGCTCGTTCCAGCGGGTTTTCCTGCGATTGCAGACAGCGAGGTTACTGAAGCACTGTATGCAGCTGCGCAGGAGACTGAGGGTATCGTGAAAAAAGGAATTACGGTAACGCTTGACGTCTTTTTCTCAGGCGTGGTAGACATTCCGCACAAGCAATATAAACAATCGGGCGCGATCGCTGTTGAGATGGAAATTGCAGCCTTGTATGTCATTGCAACGCTTCGCGGTGTCCGAGCTGGAGCAATATTGGCGCTCGATGGTTATGCTGATTCCGATTTGGCGGGTGAGTATGATCCGCATACAGATGTTGTTGCAAATGCGATAGAGCGTGAAATCGATACGGCGCTTCGTGCAGTTGCCAAGCTGGCGGCTGCCTCATCAAGCATTTAGCATGTAGCTGAGCAAGGAGGAGCCTACTCGTGGACGGTACCTTATTTAAGCAAGATTGGTTGAACGGTGACTTGTATCCGCATGTATTTGCTTATTATTTTAAGCAATGGTCCGACTACACGATGACCTACCACACCCATGATGCCATTGAAATTATGTACGTAATTTCAGGATCTTGCGGAATTGGGTTTGAAGCGACAGCAGCGGCTGAGGCTTATGAAATGACGCTCAAAAAGGGCGATTTCGTTATTCTTGATGCCAATGCTCCACATCGGCTGATGGTAGATGAACGAGGACCTTGCCGGATGCTTAACGTTGAATTTGATTTTCGGGAGCGCCGGACGGCGTTCCCTTCCATGCGCCAGCTTGCCTTGGAGGACGAATTTGTGGCTAAATTGATCACAGAGCCGTCCTCTTATTTGTTTTTGCGTGATCCTAGCGAGGTCTATCACGTGCTTAAGAGCTTGGTGCTTGAGCTGGATAGCCGTGGGAAGAGCATTAATATGAAGGCAGAGCTGCTGTTTGCACAGCTGATACTAGCGATTGCTCGGCTGCATCATGAGAGTGGAGCTGAGGGGGTCAATCCTACAGAGCTTTATGTTAAGCAGGCCATCGAATATATGCATCATAACTACGATCAAGACATTCAGGTGAAGGATATTGCGTCAGCGGTCAGTTTGCACCCCGGTTATTTGCACCGTGTATTTCGAGCGCAGCTTGGAAAAACGCTGACTGGCTATTTGACGGAGCTGCGAATGGAGAAAGCAAAAATGCTGCTGCGCGAGACGGACATCGCGATTGCAGACATTTGTGATTATGTAGGTGTGGGAAGTCGGCAATACTTTCATGCGATGTTCAAAAAATATACGAATCAGACGCCAATCGCTTATCGGCATGGAATGGATACACAAATATTGGATAGTCGGGGCCTAGGCTCGGACAAACTAAAGTGACGATTTCTGACAGTCTGAGTGTCAGTTGGTCACAATATTGATAACGCTTCCGAATTATCGTTGCTACAATGTAGAGGAGATGAA from Paenibacillus sp. FSL H8-0548 encodes the following:
- a CDS encoding BMP family protein, whose product is MKKAFALAVSLFLMVAIVAACGSNNKDAGNAANNSAATNNTGDKAEKKKIALVLPEKIGVNKFFVLMDEGFKKAGAEFGAEVKTIESTDPAGFEQNLRATVAEDYDLIITATFQAEDALKKVAAENPDKSFAVIDTVVDLPNVRSVNFREHEASYLMGALAGLATKTNIVGAVVAMDAPLLSKYTSGFEEGLKSTNPEAQFLINYVGSFTDPVKGKELALLQQSKGADFIAGMAAVGDNGVFEAAKEKGFYTSGQDTDRTDEDQEHIVLSQLKGTDAVAYETVKSFVEGSFEFGVADYGLKEDGVGLTFVTRDSQSTLSPFIGQENVDTVKAIAEDIKSGKIVVTNPLAQ
- a CDS encoding sulfite oxidase-like oxidoreductase; the encoded protein is MHKKAERLKKVTSIKKTELAPELAHRIPPGQTLTERFPILHEGDIPIYNMNNWSLRVFGEVEEERSFRFEELLALPQTKIQCDIHCVTRWSKLDTEWEGIKFNDLLPLLGVKSDAKYVMLHADEDYETNLPLEDLLLDNILLAHRYDGEPLTDKHGGPMRMLVPHLYFWKSAKWITGIEFMKEDREGFWERNGFHSYADPFKEQRFSSEENSMPEDEWQKKEFD
- a CDS encoding AraC family transcriptional regulator produces the protein MDGTLFKQDWLNGDLYPHVFAYYFKQWSDYTMTYHTHDAIEIMYVISGSCGIGFEATAAAEAYEMTLKKGDFVILDANAPHRLMVDERGPCRMLNVEFDFRERRTAFPSMRQLALEDEFVAKLITEPSSYLFLRDPSEVYHVLKSLVLELDSRGKSINMKAELLFAQLILAIARLHHESGAEGVNPTELYVKQAIEYMHHNYDQDIQVKDIASAVSLHPGYLHRVFRAQLGKTLTGYLTELRMEKAKMLLRETDIAIADICDYVGVGSRQYFHAMFKKYTNQTPIAYRHGMDTQILDSRGLGSDKLK
- a CDS encoding ABC transporter permease, which codes for MDFFLDASLYASTLRMVTPILLAALGGAICARVGLFNVGLEGLILIGAFSAIVGNHFTGNVFAAVLFAILCTLIFSMIFSFMSIHLKANVIVVGIALNFLALGLTTFSLRAVFDVKGAYYNKDMVGLPKWDVPILKDIPWLGEILSGHSPLVYLSFVLVIALQLFFFKTVTGFRLLASGENPTAAKSLGIKVSRIQYGAVLMCGALCGLAGAQLSLGNVTMFTEGMTSGRGFIALVATMLGQSNPIGVAGSSLLFGFMDALSIRLQGFALPTHFTMMLPYIVTIAAMLFFKDKGYMQEARKSNESSR
- a CDS encoding ABC transporter permease, producing MDKLLQLGRSLLQPLLAVFVGLAAGAVAISIVGGSITETYAEMWKGAFGSFYFFTNTLSRATPIILIGLGVALAFRAGFFNMGSEGQMVLGALSAAVTAIYLPGPGWFKLTAAIIAGIISGGIWSAFAGWLDARFRMNLLITTLLLNYIATLFAGYIVSYPLKDRTGSAAMAQTVMIDQSVWLPKLFKGMSLHGGFIIAAVGAILLFLFMRYTVKGYETRMLGGNPLFASYGGVQRGKMMLFSMFISGGFAGLAGSVEVLGTQYRYLDGALTSPGYAWSGIMATLLAGSHPLGTAVAAILLAALQTGGMGMERNTDVPLEVSSIIQAVLILFVSAKFTYSFIKRKKAGS
- a CDS encoding ABC transporter ATP-binding protein, which codes for MLLHMEGITKSYGSVTANSHVHFSLQKGEIHALVGENGAGKTTLMRILYGMESPTSGQILLGGKPVSFASPADAIKHKIGMVHQHFMLFPTFTIAENIVIGREPSKGVGFDRKAAALETERLGKLYGMPVDPWKKVADCSLGMQQRVEILKVLYQGAEVIILDEPTGVLTPLEVKELLIAIKGLAAQGKSFILISHKLQEIMEVADRVTVLRDGKVTGTVDTKDTNTELLSRLMVGRELVNISRNKISRGKPVLEVSQLTISGAKAKPVLANVSLHVDEGEIVGIAGISGNGQSELIQSISGLLKPEAGTVKLRGQDITGAQVGAIRRQGLAHIPEDRYQWGVAKDATVTENGLMGHASKHQKYGMLNGSSIRKMVGEWVTRFGIKTGSLSTKAQYLSGGNLQKLIVARELAQKTPFLIAAEPTRGVDVGAMEIIHGELLAKRDERGAILLVSSELTEILKLSDRILVMYEGEIVGELDAETATEEQISLLMAGGKAVG
- a CDS encoding MarR family transcriptional regulator, which codes for MRRLDESFRQVRRQINTEWNTYNVHGLGMTHGKMLTILEQSGAQNSSALAEQLFITSGGVTGIADRLIELGYIKRERSERDRRVVMLEITPEGRGIVKLIETVRSKLMHRLFNGMTVADMERGVQLFDHMSKNME
- a CDS encoding nucleoside phosphorylase encodes the protein MLPILQVNPEDLPEFAIVCGDPRRAETISQKLSNVKELAFAREYRTFVGEYAGVRLAVVSHGVGSPGAAVCFEELIRGGVKTLIRVGTAGSYSADHPAGSLVVSTAAVRAEGLTHQLVPAGFPAIADSEVTEALYAAAQETEGIVKKGITVTLDVFFSGVVDIPHKQYKQSGAIAVEMEIAALYVIATLRGVRAGAILALDGYADSDLAGEYDPHTDVVANAIEREIDTALRAVAKLAAASSSI